In Nostoc sp. UHCC 0926, a single genomic region encodes these proteins:
- the psaB gene encoding photosystem I core protein PsaB — protein MATKFPKFSQDLAQDPTTRRIWYAIATGNDFETHDGMTEENLYQKIFATHFGHLAIIFLWASSLLFHVAWQGNFEQWIKDPLHIRPIAHAIWDPHFGKPAIEAFTQAGASNPVNITYSGLYHWWYTIGMRTNGELYNGSVFLLLFAAVFLFAGWLHLQPKYRPSLAWFKSAEHRLNHHLAGLFGVSSLAWAGHLIHVAVPESRGQHVGWDNFLSTPPHPAGLTPFFTGNWGVYSQNPDTPGHIFGTSQGAGTAILSFLGGFHPQTEALWLTDIAHHHLAIAVLFIVAGHMYRTNFGIGHSIKEMLNSKSGLVPGTTSEGQFNLPHQGLYDTYNNSLHFQLGIHLAALGTVTSLVAQHMYAMPSYAFIAKDYTTQAALYTHHQYIAGFLILGAFAHGAIFWVRDYDPEQNKGNVLERVLKHKEAIISHLSWVSLFLGFHTLGLYVHNDVVVAFGTPEKQILIEPVFAQFVQAANGKVLYGLDTLLSNPDSIAYTAWPNYANVWLPGWLDAINAGTNSLFLTIGPGDFLVHHAIALGLHTTTLILVKGALDARGSKLMPDKKDFGYAFPCDGPGRGGTCDISAWDSFYLATFWMLNTIGWLTFYWHWKHLGIWQGNVAQFNENSTYLMGWFRDYLWANSAQLINGYNPYGVNNLSVWAWMFLFGHLVWATGFMFLISWRGYWQELIETLVWAHERTPLANLVRWKDKPVALSIVQARVVGLAHFTVGYIVTYAAFLIASTAGKFG, from the coding sequence ATGGCGACAAAATTTCCCAAATTTAGCCAGGATCTCGCACAGGACCCGACGACTCGTCGGATATGGTATGCGATCGCTACAGGCAACGACTTTGAAACCCATGATGGCATGACGGAAGAAAATCTTTACCAAAAGATTTTCGCAACTCACTTCGGTCACTTGGCAATCATCTTCCTGTGGGCATCCAGCCTCCTGTTCCACGTAGCCTGGCAAGGTAACTTTGAACAGTGGATTAAAGATCCCCTTCATATCCGTCCGATCGCCCACGCGATTTGGGATCCCCACTTTGGTAAACCAGCGATCGAAGCTTTTACCCAAGCTGGTGCTAGCAATCCGGTAAACATTACCTACTCTGGTCTCTACCATTGGTGGTATACGATCGGAATGCGGACGAACGGCGAACTGTACAACGGTTCAGTGTTCTTGCTGTTATTCGCGGCTGTATTCTTGTTCGCTGGTTGGCTGCACTTGCAACCCAAGTACCGTCCTAGCTTGGCATGGTTTAAGAGCGCTGAACATCGCCTAAACCACCACCTAGCAGGTTTGTTTGGTGTTAGTTCTTTGGCGTGGGCTGGTCACTTAATTCACGTTGCTGTCCCCGAATCTCGCGGTCAGCACGTAGGTTGGGATAACTTCCTATCTACCCCACCCCACCCAGCCGGTTTGACACCATTCTTTACAGGTAACTGGGGTGTTTACTCTCAAAACCCTGACACTCCTGGACATATATTCGGGACATCGCAAGGTGCAGGAACTGCGATTCTGAGTTTCTTGGGTGGCTTCCATCCTCAAACAGAAGCTTTGTGGCTGACTGACATAGCTCATCACCACCTAGCGATCGCAGTCCTATTTATTGTCGCTGGTCATATGTACCGGACTAACTTCGGAATTGGTCACAGTATCAAAGAAATGCTGAACTCCAAATCCGGTTTAGTACCTGGTACCACCAGTGAAGGTCAGTTCAACCTGCCTCACCAAGGGTTGTACGACACCTATAACAATTCGCTGCACTTCCAGTTGGGTATTCACCTAGCTGCTCTGGGAACCGTCACCTCTCTGGTAGCGCAGCACATGTACGCCATGCCTTCCTACGCATTTATTGCGAAGGACTACACGACTCAGGCAGCGCTATACACGCACCATCAATACATTGCTGGTTTCCTGATCCTTGGTGCTTTTGCTCACGGAGCAATATTCTGGGTACGTGATTACGACCCAGAGCAAAATAAGGGGAACGTCCTTGAGCGCGTGTTGAAGCACAAAGAAGCGATTATTTCCCACCTTAGCTGGGTATCCCTTTTCTTGGGCTTCCACACTCTTGGTCTGTACGTCCACAACGATGTAGTAGTTGCTTTCGGCACTCCTGAAAAGCAAATCTTGATTGAGCCAGTATTTGCTCAATTTGTCCAAGCTGCTAACGGTAAGGTACTGTACGGTTTAGACACCTTGCTATCTAACCCAGATAGTATTGCTTACACAGCATGGCCCAACTACGCTAACGTCTGGTTACCAGGCTGGCTAGATGCGATCAATGCTGGTACAAACTCCCTGTTCTTAACAATTGGCCCTGGCGACTTCTTGGTACACCATGCGATCGCCTTAGGTCTGCACACCACCACTTTGATTTTGGTCAAAGGTGCCTTGGATGCCCGTGGTTCTAAGCTGATGCCCGATAAAAAGGACTTCGGCTATGCCTTCCCTTGCGACGGCCCCGGTCGTGGCGGTACTTGCGACATCTCAGCTTGGGATTCCTTCTACCTCGCTACATTCTGGATGCTCAACACCATTGGTTGGTTGACCTTCTACTGGCATTGGAAGCATCTAGGTATTTGGCAAGGCAACGTGGCTCAGTTCAATGAGAACTCTACATACCTCATGGGCTGGTTCCGCGATTACCTCTGGGCTAACTCCGCTCAGTTGATTAACGGTTACAACCCCTACGGCGTGAATAACCTGTCTGTCTGGGCTTGGATGTTCCTGTTTGGACACCTAGTTTGGGCTACTGGCTTCATGTTCTTAATCTCCTGGAGAGGTTACTGGCAAGAGTTGATTGAAACTCTTGTCTGGGCACACGAACGTACTCCTCTGGCTAACCTAGTTCGCTGGAAAGATAAGCCCGTGGCTCTGTCAATTGTTCAAGCTCGTGTAGTTGGTCTAGCTCACTTCACTGTTGGCTACATCGTGACTTACGCGGCATTCTTGATTGCTTCTACTGCTGGTAAGTTCGGTTAA
- the psaA gene encoding photosystem I core protein PsaA → MTISPPEREEKKARVIVDNDPVPTSFERWAQPGHFDRSLARGPKTTTWIWNLHALAHDFDTHTSDLEDISRKIFSAHFGHLAVVTIWLSGMIFHGAKFSNYEAWLTDPLNVKPSAQVVWPIVGQDILNGDVGGGFHGIQITSGLFQVWRGWGITNSFQLYVTAIGGLVLAGLFLFAGWFHYHKRAPKLEWFQNVESMLNHHLQVLLGCGSLGWAGHLIHVSAPTNKLLDAGVALKDIPLPHEFILNKDLLTELYPGFAAGLAPFFTLNWGQYADFLTFKGGLNPVTGGLWMTDISHHHLAIAVLFIVAGHQYRTNWGIGHSIKEILENHKGPFTGEGHKGLYENLTTSWHAQLATNLAFLGSLTIIIAHHMYAMPPYPYLATDYATQLCIFTHHIWIGGFLIVGGAAHAAIFMVRDYDPVVNQNNLLDRVIRHRDAIISHLNWVCIFLGFHSFGLYIHNDTMRALGRPQDMFSDTGIQLQPVFAQWIQNIHALAPGTTAPNALEPVSYVFGGGILAVGGKVAAAPIILGTADFLIHHIHAFTIHVTVLILLKGVLYARSSRLIPDKANLGFRFPCDGPGRGGTCQVSGWDHVFLGLFWMYNSLSIVIFHFSWKMQSDVWGTVDADGTVTHITGGNFAQSAITINGWLRDFLWAQATQVINSYGSALSAYGLLFLGAHFVWAFSLMFLFSGRGYWQELIESIVWAHNKLKVAPAIQPRALSIIQGRAVGVAHYLLGGIATTWAFFHAHILSVG, encoded by the coding sequence ATGACAATAAGTCCTCCGGAGCGAGAGGAAAAAAAGGCAAGAGTAATCGTCGATAACGATCCGGTTCCTACCTCATTCGAGAGATGGGCACAACCTGGACACTTTGACAGATCCTTAGCCAGAGGTCCCAAAACCACCACATGGATTTGGAACCTGCACGCACTCGCCCATGATTTTGATACACATACAAGCGATTTAGAAGATATCTCCCGCAAGATATTCTCAGCCCACTTCGGCCACTTAGCCGTAGTGACAATTTGGTTGAGCGGGATGATTTTCCACGGCGCGAAGTTTTCTAACTACGAAGCTTGGTTAACCGACCCGTTAAACGTTAAGCCTAGTGCCCAAGTCGTTTGGCCCATTGTGGGACAAGACATTTTAAACGGTGATGTTGGCGGTGGTTTCCACGGTATTCAAATCACCTCTGGTTTGTTCCAAGTATGGCGTGGTTGGGGGATTACAAACTCCTTCCAGCTTTACGTAACTGCGATCGGTGGCTTGGTATTAGCAGGCTTATTCCTATTTGCCGGCTGGTTCCACTACCACAAACGCGCTCCCAAACTGGAATGGTTCCAGAATGTGGAGTCGATGCTGAATCACCACTTGCAAGTATTGCTAGGTTGTGGTTCCTTAGGATGGGCAGGTCACTTAATCCACGTATCCGCACCGACCAACAAGCTTTTGGATGCAGGCGTTGCTCTCAAAGACATACCCTTGCCCCACGAGTTCATCTTGAACAAAGACTTGTTGACCGAACTGTACCCTGGCTTTGCTGCTGGTTTAGCACCTTTCTTCACCTTGAACTGGGGTCAGTATGCTGACTTCCTTACCTTCAAGGGCGGTCTGAACCCAGTAACTGGCGGCTTGTGGATGACTGATATTTCTCATCACCACTTAGCGATCGCAGTTCTCTTTATCGTTGCTGGTCATCAATACCGTACCAACTGGGGTATTGGTCACAGCATTAAAGAGATCCTAGAAAACCACAAAGGTCCTTTCACTGGTGAAGGTCACAAAGGTCTCTACGAAAACCTGACCACATCCTGGCACGCTCAATTGGCTACTAACCTGGCCTTCTTGGGTTCGCTGACCATCATCATCGCGCATCACATGTACGCGATGCCCCCCTATCCATATTTGGCAACTGACTACGCCACGCAGTTGTGCATATTCACTCACCATATTTGGATCGGTGGCTTCTTGATCGTTGGTGGAGCGGCTCACGCTGCTATCTTCATGGTGCGAGATTACGATCCAGTTGTGAACCAAAACAACTTGCTGGATCGGGTGATTCGTCACCGTGACGCGATTATTTCTCACCTGAACTGGGTGTGTATTTTCCTCGGCTTCCATAGCTTTGGACTTTACATCCACAACGACACAATGCGTGCATTGGGTCGTCCTCAAGACATGTTCTCTGATACAGGAATTCAGTTGCAGCCAGTATTTGCCCAGTGGATACAAAATATCCACGCCTTGGCTCCTGGTACAACTGCACCCAATGCCCTAGAACCAGTTAGCTATGTCTTTGGCGGCGGTATTTTGGCTGTTGGCGGTAAAGTGGCAGCTGCACCGATTATTTTGGGTACAGCGGACTTCCTAATTCACCACATTCACGCCTTCACCATTCACGTCACCGTCCTAATTCTGCTAAAAGGTGTGCTATACGCCCGTAGCTCTCGTCTGATTCCAGACAAGGCAAACCTGGGCTTCCGCTTCCCCTGCGACGGTCCTGGTCGTGGTGGTACCTGTCAAGTGTCTGGTTGGGATCACGTATTCCTCGGACTTTTCTGGATGTACAACTCCCTGTCGATTGTAATTTTCCACTTCAGCTGGAAGATGCAATCAGATGTGTGGGGAACCGTAGATGCAGATGGTACTGTGACTCACATCACTGGTGGTAACTTTGCCCAAAGCGCCATCACCATCAACGGTTGGTTACGAGACTTCTTGTGGGCACAAGCTACACAAGTCATCAATTCCTATGGCAGTGCGCTGTCTGCCTATGGTCTACTCTTCTTAGGCGCTCACTTTGTCTGGGCATTCAGCTTGATGTTCCTGTTCAGTGGTCGCGGCTACTGGCAAGAACTAATTGAGTCCATAGTTTGGGCGCATAATAAACTGAAGGTAGCACCAGCAATTCAGCCTCGCGCTCTGAGTATTATTCAGGGTCGGGCTGTAGGGGTAGCTCACTACCTCTTGGGAGGGATTGCCACAACTTGGGCGTTCTTCCATGCACACATCCTTTCAGTAGGGTAG
- the glsA gene encoding glutaminase A, whose protein sequence is MKGLDKLTTTKLSAWVQLAKTQAERGQVADRIPQLALADPGWFAVHICCESGQTISFGDTACVFPLMSVIKTFSLLYLLEHLGAETVFGWVGVEPSDTPFNSLEQLIADRGRPRNPMINSGAITLADKLPGKDASDRTLLFCQWLNQFAGCQLRLDEVMLASVRLTRSTANQAIANYLAEAGYLKNIEIALDTYEQICCISGRVEDLALLGKFLACENSYFSSQNRRIVNAVMLTCGLYEASAQFAVKIGLPMKSGIGGGLIAIVPGEGAIACYSPGLDNIGNPVAAIAFVEALAQELQLSVFG, encoded by the coding sequence TTGAAAGGACTTGACAAACTAACTACTACGAAGTTATCAGCCTGGGTGCAACTAGCCAAAACCCAAGCTGAACGAGGACAAGTTGCCGATCGCATTCCGCAATTAGCTTTGGCTGATCCTGGTTGGTTTGCAGTTCACATCTGCTGTGAATCGGGACAAACTATCAGCTTTGGGGATACAGCTTGTGTCTTCCCGCTAATGAGCGTTATCAAGACATTTTCTCTACTTTATCTGTTAGAACATCTGGGAGCAGAAACAGTTTTTGGGTGGGTTGGGGTTGAACCATCGGATACACCCTTCAATTCTTTAGAACAACTCATTGCCGATCGCGGCCGCCCCCGCAACCCGATGATTAATAGTGGGGCAATTACCCTCGCTGATAAATTACCAGGAAAGGACGCAAGCGATCGCACTCTTTTATTTTGTCAATGGCTCAACCAATTCGCAGGTTGCCAACTCAGGTTAGATGAGGTGATGCTGGCTTCAGTGCGATTAACCCGCTCAACAGCCAATCAAGCGATCGCTAATTATCTCGCTGAAGCTGGGTATCTAAAAAATATTGAAATAGCACTTGACACATACGAGCAAATATGCTGTATATCTGGGCGAGTTGAAGATTTAGCCCTTTTGGGAAAATTCCTAGCTTGTGAAAATAGCTATTTCTCATCACAAAACCGCCGAATTGTCAATGCTGTGATGCTAACTTGTGGACTGTACGAAGCTTCTGCCCAGTTTGCAGTCAAAATTGGTCTACCGATGAAATCAGGGATTGGTGGTGGACTTATAGCAATAGTACCAGGAGAGGGTGCGATCGCTTGCTATAGTCCTGGGTTGGATAATATCGGTAATCCTGTAGCAGCGATCGCATTTGTTGAGGCTTTAGCGCAAGAGTTACAGTTGAGCGTCTTTGGTTAA
- a CDS encoding thioredoxin-like domain-containing protein: MIPRVRAPELAQNYSWLNTDKPLSLKQLKGRVIILDFWTYCCINCLHILPNLKYLEQKYKDSLTVIGIHSAKFDNEKETENIRQAVLRYDIEHAVVVDRGFQIWQEYAVRAWPTLIIIDPEGYVIGQISGEGNRDTLDELIQKLIQQHHEKGTINFQEISLTLEKQRQPLITPLAFPGKVLATQAGLFIADSGHHRLIMSSFDGEILHLIGTGKSGLTDGSFSEAQFFTPQGMAFDAENQILYVADTENHALRRVDLKRQVVETIAGTGEQSRNIRPHGGAGLETALNSPWDLVKVGHTLFIAMAGPHQIWEMDLETSIIKTYAGTGAEACIDGSLAESAFAQPSGISTDGQELYIADSEVSSIRSIGIVEPYQVRTVCGSGSLFGFGDVDGQGEDVRLQHCLGVEYVQNYLWVADTYNHKIKLVSPSGNCQTVLGDGNSGLQDGKGKNSHFFEPSGLSAIASFLYIADTNNHAIRCVDLNTLEVTTLQFIGLCAPDVCIPPSL; this comes from the coding sequence ATGATTCCCCGTGTCAGAGCGCCAGAATTAGCGCAAAATTACTCTTGGCTCAACACCGATAAACCTTTGTCTCTCAAACAACTCAAGGGTAGAGTCATAATTTTAGACTTTTGGACATATTGCTGCATCAATTGTCTGCATATTCTGCCAAATTTAAAATATTTAGAACAAAAATATAAAGATAGCCTTACCGTAATCGGGATTCACTCCGCCAAATTTGATAACGAAAAGGAAACAGAAAATATTCGCCAAGCTGTCTTGCGCTACGACATTGAACACGCAGTTGTAGTTGACAGAGGTTTTCAGATTTGGCAAGAGTATGCTGTGCGTGCTTGGCCTACGTTAATAATTATTGATCCAGAAGGTTATGTGATTGGCCAGATTTCTGGTGAAGGAAACCGTGACACTTTAGACGAATTGATTCAAAAGTTAATTCAGCAACACCACGAGAAAGGCACAATTAATTTCCAAGAAATTAGCTTGACTTTAGAAAAACAGCGCCAACCATTAATCACACCTCTAGCCTTTCCTGGTAAAGTTCTAGCTACCCAAGCGGGTTTATTCATTGCTGACTCTGGACATCACCGCCTGATTATGAGTAGCTTTGACGGAGAAATTTTGCATTTGATTGGTACTGGGAAATCTGGCTTAACCGATGGTTCGTTCAGCGAAGCGCAGTTTTTTACACCACAGGGAATGGCATTTGATGCAGAAAATCAGATTCTTTATGTTGCTGATACAGAAAATCATGCCCTGCGGCGAGTTGACTTGAAGCGCCAAGTAGTCGAAACTATAGCCGGAACTGGTGAACAAAGCCGCAATATCCGTCCTCATGGCGGTGCTGGTTTAGAAACTGCGCTGAATTCCCCTTGGGATTTAGTGAAAGTGGGACATACCCTGTTTATTGCAATGGCTGGGCCCCATCAGATTTGGGAAATGGATTTAGAAACTAGCATCATTAAAACTTATGCTGGTACTGGTGCAGAAGCTTGCATTGATGGTTCACTTGCTGAATCTGCCTTTGCTCAACCCAGTGGTATCAGCACAGATGGGCAAGAATTATATATTGCTGACAGTGAAGTTAGTTCAATTCGTAGTATTGGAATTGTAGAACCGTACCAAGTACGAACCGTTTGTGGTAGTGGAAGTTTATTTGGTTTTGGCGATGTTGATGGACAAGGTGAAGATGTCCGTTTACAACACTGTCTAGGGGTGGAATACGTCCAGAATTACCTGTGGGTAGCAGATACCTACAATCACAAAATTAAATTAGTGAGTCCTAGTGGGAATTGTCAAACAGTTTTAGGAGATGGTAATAGTGGCTTACAAGATGGCAAGGGTAAGAATAGCCACTTTTTTGAACCTTCGGGATTGAGTGCGATCGCTTCTTTTTTATATATTGCCGATACCAATAATCATGCCATTCGTTGCGTAGATTTGAATACTCTTGAGGTGACAACGCTACAATTTATCGGTTTGTGTGCGCCGGATGTATGTATTCCGCCTAGTTTATAG
- a CDS encoding DUF4352 domain-containing protein translates to MNKFKYLSIATLLLINSACTPSQQAKLEPSSSQANAADTTNIEPVSKAVNGKVNRKGWEVSVTGVKYAGQKIQGKYSTYEAAEVWTVVSVTVKNTSGKRQREDNAWFSLTFSKLVDSKGNKYDLKEREYKYDTELLSKPFSPDEARSVDLLFDAPKGIKADNFIIEDEKFKPIPFKL, encoded by the coding sequence ATGAATAAATTTAAATACTTATCTATTGCAACATTGTTACTTATCAATTCTGCCTGTACACCTTCGCAACAAGCCAAATTAGAGCCTTCGTCATCTCAAGCAAATGCCGCCGATACTACTAACATTGAACCAGTTTCAAAAGCAGTTAACGGTAAAGTTAATCGCAAAGGTTGGGAAGTTAGCGTCACAGGCGTTAAGTATGCAGGACAGAAAATTCAAGGGAAGTACAGCACATATGAAGCAGCTGAAGTTTGGACAGTGGTTTCTGTAACTGTTAAAAACACAAGTGGCAAAAGACAACGAGAGGATAATGCATGGTTCAGTCTTACATTCTCAAAATTAGTTGACTCAAAAGGCAATAAATACGATTTGAAAGAGAGGGAGTACAAATATGATACTGAATTGTTAAGTAAACCCTTCTCTCCAGATGAAGCTCGTTCTGTAGATTTACTGTTTGACGCACCCAAAGGGATCAAGGCAGATAATTTTATAATTGAGGATGAAAAATTTAAACCTATCCCTTTCAAACTTTAA
- a CDS encoding KGK domain-containing protein: protein MNKIYQLLDFDGDVLLFNKDTYIVSRFKELISQHFRQKFHTQFKENNNSSVSALFQMLCINEVHFQAEDITWQSSGEGINCKVFRVGSTGWQPGKLRIKVSTEIFPPSNKFENHKLNITVMLEFYPDNPNEPESPLDDTRKMIQAT from the coding sequence ATGAACAAGATATACCAACTATTAGACTTTGATGGTGATGTTTTGTTATTTAATAAAGATACGTATATTGTTAGTAGATTCAAAGAATTAATATCTCAACATTTCAGGCAAAAATTTCATACACAATTCAAGGAAAATAATAACTCTTCAGTTTCAGCACTTTTTCAAATGCTGTGCATAAACGAAGTCCATTTTCAAGCTGAAGATATCACATGGCAATCTTCTGGCGAAGGTATAAACTGTAAAGTTTTCAGAGTTGGGTCTACAGGCTGGCAACCAGGAAAACTCAGAATCAAAGTATCTACAGAAATTTTTCCTCCATCAAATAAATTTGAAAATCACAAACTGAACATTACTGTAATGTTAGAATTTTATCCTGATAATCCTAATGAACCCGAATCACCTCTAGATGATACACGTAAAATGATACAAGCAACATGA
- a CDS encoding DUF952 domain-containing protein, which translates to MNTILHITKYQQWEQAKNIGSYRADSLESEGFIHCSKSTQILKVAKRFFDNQQELVLLFIDSEKVQAEIRYEPAEIGELFPHVYGELNIDAVYQVIDFEARENGLFEWPQEIINLE; encoded by the coding sequence ATGAACACCATTCTCCACATTACCAAATACCAACAATGGGAACAAGCAAAAAATATTGGTAGTTATCGCGCTGATTCGCTAGAGAGTGAAGGCTTTATCCACTGTTCAAAATCAACGCAAATACTCAAAGTCGCAAAGAGATTTTTTGATAATCAACAAGAATTGGTACTACTTTTTATTGATTCTGAAAAAGTGCAAGCTGAAATTCGCTATGAACCTGCTGAAATAGGCGAATTATTTCCTCATGTTTATGGTGAGTTAAACATTGATGCTGTGTATCAGGTGATTGATTTTGAAGCTAGGGAAAATGGTTTATTTGAGTGGCCGCAAGAAATTATAAATTTAGAATAA
- a CDS encoding RluA family pseudouridine synthase, with the protein MHCVNTKGDRLDRYLCQELPDLSRSRIQQLIEQGNVQLNDKVCTSKKINVKVGDRITLEIPQAQPLELLAENIPLDILYEDDQLLILNKPAGLVVHPAPGHPDGTLVNALLAHCPNLPGIGGVQRPGIVHRLDKDTTGAIAIAKTEIAHHHLQAQLKAKTARREYLGVVFGAPKTESGTIDLPIGRHPQDRKKMAIMSVEQGGRSAVTHWQVLERLGNYTLIHFQLETGRTHQIRVHSAKMGHPIVGDPVYSSGHSVGVNLPGQALHAWRLKLQHPISGELIEVTATPPAHFTKLLEMLKRRIAS; encoded by the coding sequence ATCCACTGCGTCAACACCAAAGGCGATCGCCTTGACCGTTACCTTTGCCAAGAATTACCAGACTTATCCCGTTCCCGCATCCAACAGTTAATTGAACAGGGTAACGTCCAACTTAACGATAAAGTTTGTACATCCAAGAAGATCAATGTCAAGGTAGGCGATCGCATCACTCTCGAAATACCACAAGCCCAACCCTTAGAACTGCTTGCAGAAAATATCCCCCTAGATATCCTCTACGAAGACGACCAGTTACTTATTCTCAACAAACCCGCAGGCTTAGTTGTCCATCCTGCGCCCGGTCATCCAGATGGCACCTTAGTAAATGCCCTGTTGGCACACTGTCCCAATTTACCAGGAATTGGCGGAGTCCAACGTCCAGGAATCGTCCATCGATTGGATAAGGATACAACGGGGGCGATCGCGATCGCTAAAACAGAAATTGCCCATCATCACCTACAAGCACAACTCAAAGCAAAAACAGCACGACGAGAATACTTGGGTGTAGTTTTCGGTGCGCCAAAAACTGAAAGTGGCACAATTGACTTACCCATTGGTCGCCATCCCCAAGACCGCAAGAAAATGGCTATTATGTCTGTTGAACAAGGTGGACGATCCGCCGTCACTCATTGGCAAGTACTAGAACGCCTGGGTAACTATACATTAATTCACTTCCAATTAGAAACCGGACGCACCCATCAAATTCGTGTCCATAGCGCCAAAATGGGTCATCCCATTGTCGGCGACCCAGTTTATAGTTCTGGTCATTCAGTAGGCGTAAATTTGCCCGGTCAAGCACTGCACGCTTGGCGACTAAAATTGCAGCATCCCATATCTGGAGAATTGATTGAGGTGACAGCTACTCCTCCCGCCCACTTTACAAAACTTTTGGAGATGCTAAAAAGACGAATTGCATCTTAA
- a CDS encoding phycobilisome rod-core linker polypeptide encodes MAIPLLTYDPSSQNQRVAAYEVAGDEQPRIFTTDNILSPSDLGDLIEAAYRQLFFYAFSADRETFLESQLRNGQITVRDFIRGLVLSNTFKKSFYDLNNNYRFVEQVIQRVLGRDPYNEREKIAWSIVVATKGIVGFIDQVLNTEEYLSNFGYSTVPYQRRRILPSQSEGELPFNIKSPRYEDYHRAKLGFPQIIWQVEVRRYTPQEQKPKAGDPSLFLGMAQSINATGNSPQRISPYNIDIEKSVPYRQLSGIK; translated from the coding sequence GTGGCAATTCCTCTATTAACATATGACCCTTCAAGCCAAAACCAGCGTGTAGCTGCATATGAAGTAGCGGGTGATGAACAGCCCAGGATTTTTACTACAGACAATATACTGTCCCCGTCAGATTTAGGTGATCTGATCGAAGCAGCATATCGTCAACTTTTCTTTTATGCCTTTTCTGCCGATCGCGAAACATTCCTAGAATCCCAACTCCGTAATGGACAAATTACAGTGCGGGACTTTATTCGTGGGTTGGTGCTTTCCAATACCTTTAAGAAAAGCTTCTACGACCTCAACAATAATTATCGCTTTGTTGAGCAAGTGATCCAGCGGGTTCTAGGACGCGACCCATACAACGAGCGCGAAAAAATCGCTTGGTCAATTGTAGTTGCTACCAAGGGTATTGTAGGCTTCATTGATCAAGTTCTGAATACTGAAGAGTACTTGAGCAATTTTGGATACTCCACAGTGCCCTATCAGCGGCGTCGGATACTGCCATCCCAATCTGAGGGTGAGTTGCCATTCAACATCAAGTCTCCGCGATACGAAGATTACCACCGTGCTAAACTGGGCTTCCCCCAAATCATTTGGCAGGTAGAAGTACGCAGATACACCCCACAAGAGCAAAAACCCAAAGCTGGAGATCCATCTCTCTTCTTAGGTATGGCACAAAGTATCAATGCAACTGGCAATTCGCCACAAAGGATCTCGCCATACAACATCGATATCGAAAAGTCTGTACCTTATCGGCAACTGTCAGGAATTAAATAA